A single Pantoea rwandensis DNA region contains:
- the folP gene encoding dihydropteroate synthase — MKLFARDSHLDLSFPHVMGILNVTPDSFSDGGTHNTLVDALTHTNEMVNAGATIIDVGGESTRPGADEVSVDEELARVIPVVEAIAQRFEVWISVDTSKPEVIRESARVGAHIINDIRSLSEPGALAAAAETGLPVCLMHMQGEPRTMQQAPEYQNIVGEVDAYFHAQIARCEAAGIKKENLLLDPGFGFGKNLNHNYQLLAELSHFHHFGLPLLVGMSRKSMIGQLLNVGPTQRLTGSLSCAVIAAMQGAQIIRVHDVKETVEAMRIVEATRRAKG; from the coding sequence ATGAAGTTGTTCGCCCGTGATTCCCATCTCGATCTGTCGTTTCCCCATGTGATGGGTATTTTGAATGTCACGCCGGACTCCTTCTCTGATGGCGGAACACACAACACGTTGGTGGATGCGCTGACCCATACCAATGAGATGGTGAATGCGGGCGCAACCATCATCGATGTCGGCGGGGAATCTACGCGGCCAGGTGCCGATGAAGTCAGCGTAGATGAAGAGTTAGCGCGCGTGATTCCGGTAGTGGAAGCCATTGCTCAGCGTTTTGAAGTGTGGATTTCCGTGGATACTTCAAAGCCAGAAGTGATCCGTGAATCAGCGCGAGTGGGTGCTCACATCATTAATGATATTCGCTCACTGTCAGAACCGGGTGCGTTGGCAGCAGCAGCAGAAACCGGTCTGCCGGTGTGTCTGATGCATATGCAGGGCGAACCTCGTACCATGCAGCAAGCACCTGAATATCAGAATATCGTGGGTGAAGTGGACGCTTACTTCCATGCACAGATTGCACGCTGCGAAGCGGCAGGCATTAAAAAAGAGAATCTGTTGCTCGACCCTGGCTTCGGTTTCGGTAAGAATCTCAACCACAATTATCAACTGCTGGCAGAACTCAGCCATTTCCACCATTTTGGCTTACCGCTACTGGTCGGAATGTCACGTAAATCGATGATTGGCCAGCTGTTAAATGTCGGCCCGACGCAGCGTCTGACCGGCAGCCTGAGCTGTGCGGTGATTGCCGCTATGCAGGGTGCACAAATTATTCGCGTGCATGATGTTAAAGAGACTGTCGAAGCGATGCGTATTGTTGAAGCGACACGGAGAGCAAAAGGATAA
- the rpsO gene encoding 30S ribosomal protein S15: protein MSLSVEAKAEIVAKFGRGANDSGSTEVQVALLTAQINHLQGHFSEHKKDHHSRRGLLRMVSQRRKLLDYLKRKDVARYTSLIETLGLRR, encoded by the coding sequence ATGTCTCTAAGCGTAGAAGCTAAAGCAGAGATCGTTGCTAAATTCGGTCGTGGTGCTAACGACAGCGGTTCAACTGAAGTTCAGGTTGCTCTGCTGACTGCTCAGATTAACCACCTGCAGGGTCACTTCTCTGAGCACAAAAAAGACCACCACAGCCGTCGCGGTCTGCTGCGCATGGTATCTCAGCGTCGTAAGCTGCTGGACTACCTGAAGCGTAAAGACGTAGCACGTTACACCAGCCTGATCGAAACCCTGGGTCTGCGTCGCTAA
- the truB gene encoding tRNA pseudouridine(55) synthase TruB gives MSRPRRRGRDVHGVFLLDKHQGASSNDVLQKVKRLFHANKAGHTGALDPLATGMLPICLGEATKFSQFLLDSDKRYRVIARLGERTDTSDADGNIVETRQVTFNQAQLDAALESFRGDTLQVPTMFSALKYQGRKLYEYAREGITVPREARPITVFELQFIRWEGDELELEIHVSKGTYIRTIIDDLGEKLGCGAHVIMLRRLQVAKYPIERMITFEQLQAMAAEANAAETPDYSALDALLLPMDSPAEAFPIVNLLPSVAAYFKQGMPVQAANAPEQGLVRVTEGEEHKFIGMAEIAEDGRVAPRRLVVEFPA, from the coding sequence ATGAGTCGTCCTCGTCGTCGCGGTCGCGACGTCCACGGAGTGTTTCTGCTGGATAAACATCAGGGCGCATCCTCCAACGATGTACTGCAGAAAGTGAAGCGCCTGTTTCACGCGAACAAAGCGGGCCACACCGGAGCGCTTGATCCGCTGGCGACAGGCATGCTGCCGATCTGCCTCGGTGAAGCGACGAAGTTCTCGCAGTTCCTGCTCGATTCCGATAAACGCTATCGTGTTATTGCCCGCCTTGGCGAGCGTACGGATACCTCAGACGCTGATGGCAATATCGTCGAAACGCGCCAGGTGACCTTCAATCAAGCCCAGCTTGATGCGGCGCTGGAGAGCTTCCGTGGTGACACCTTACAGGTACCCACCATGTTCTCTGCGCTAAAGTATCAGGGCCGCAAGCTGTATGAGTACGCGCGTGAAGGCATTACCGTACCGCGTGAAGCGCGTCCGATTACCGTGTTTGAACTGCAGTTTATACGCTGGGAAGGCGATGAGCTGGAGCTGGAAATTCACGTTTCCAAAGGTACCTATATTCGTACCATCATTGATGACCTCGGTGAGAAGCTCGGCTGTGGCGCACATGTGATTATGTTGCGTCGTTTGCAGGTGGCGAAGTATCCGATTGAGCGCATGATCACCTTTGAGCAGTTGCAGGCGATGGCGGCGGAAGCCAACGCAGCAGAAACGCCAGACTACAGTGCACTTGATGCGCTGCTGCTGCCGATGGATAGCCCAGCGGAAGCGTTCCCCATCGTGAATTTGTTGCCCTCTGTCGCCGCTTATTTCAAGCAGGGGATGCCAGTGCAGGCGGCGAATGCGCCTGAACAGGGGTTAGTGCGTGTCACTGAAGGTGAAGAGCACAAATTTATCGGCATGGCTGAAATCGCCGAGGATGGGCGCGTGGCGCCGCGTCGTCTGGTGGTTGAGTTTCCCGCCTAA
- the glmM gene encoding phosphoglucosamine mutase, with product MSNRKYFGTDGIRGKVGEAPITPDFVLKLGFAAGKVLARSGSRKVLIGKDTRISGYMLESALEAGLAAAGLSAAFTGPMPTPAIAYLTRTFRAEAGIVISASHNPFDDNGIKFFSAEGTKLPDEVEEAIELELEKPLTCVESAELGRASRIVDAAGRYIEFCKGTFPSELSLNGLKIVVDCANGATYHIAPNVLRELGAKVIAIGVQPDGMNINKECGATDLRMLQQRVLEEKADLGLAYDGDGDRIMMVDHLGMKVDGDQILYIIAREALRQGQLRGGVVGTLMSNMGLELALKQLGIPFTRAKVGDRYVLEKMQEKGWRMGAENSGHVILLDKISTGDGIVASLQVLTAIVRNHMSLHDLCSGMKMLPQVLVNVRFSGSHDPLESESVKAVSAEVEKTLAGRGRVLLRKSGTEPLIRVMVEGEDETLVTELAHKIADAVKAV from the coding sequence ATGAGTAATCGTAAATATTTCGGTACAGATGGTATTCGTGGCAAGGTCGGTGAAGCGCCGATTACCCCTGATTTTGTCCTGAAGCTGGGTTTTGCTGCGGGTAAGGTCCTGGCGCGTTCGGGTTCGCGTAAAGTATTGATTGGTAAAGACACACGCATTTCTGGCTATATGCTGGAATCGGCACTGGAAGCCGGCCTGGCTGCAGCCGGTTTGTCGGCGGCCTTTACGGGACCTATGCCAACGCCCGCGATTGCCTATCTGACGCGGACCTTCCGCGCAGAAGCCGGCATCGTAATCTCTGCATCGCATAATCCTTTCGACGATAACGGTATCAAATTCTTCTCTGCGGAAGGCACTAAATTACCGGATGAAGTGGAAGAGGCCATTGAGCTTGAGTTAGAGAAGCCGCTAACCTGTGTCGAGTCCGCTGAGCTGGGGCGCGCCAGCCGTATTGTTGACGCTGCCGGCCGCTATATTGAGTTCTGTAAAGGCACATTCCCGAGCGAGTTAAGCCTCAACGGCCTGAAAATTGTGGTGGATTGCGCTAATGGTGCGACCTATCACATCGCGCCTAACGTGCTGCGTGAATTGGGCGCTAAGGTGATTGCGATTGGCGTTCAGCCCGATGGCATGAACATCAACAAAGAGTGCGGCGCAACCGATCTCCGCATGCTGCAGCAGCGCGTGCTGGAAGAGAAGGCCGATTTGGGCCTTGCTTACGATGGCGATGGCGACCGCATCATGATGGTTGATCATCTGGGCATGAAGGTCGATGGTGACCAGATTCTCTACATCATTGCACGTGAAGCGTTGCGTCAGGGGCAACTGCGCGGCGGCGTGGTGGGCACGTTGATGAGTAATATGGGGCTGGAACTGGCGTTGAAACAGTTGGGCATTCCCTTCACGCGTGCCAAAGTGGGTGACCGCTACGTGCTGGAAAAAATGCAGGAGAAGGGCTGGCGCATGGGGGCTGAAAACTCTGGCCATGTCATCCTGCTGGACAAAATCAGTACCGGTGACGGCATCGTGGCAAGTTTGCAAGTGCTCACTGCTATTGTGCGTAATCACATGAGTCTGCATGATTTGTGCAGTGGCATGAAAATGCTGCCGCAGGTTCTGGTCAACGTACGCTTCAGCGGCAGTCATGATCCTCTGGAATCCGAGAGTGTTAAAGCCGTTAGTGCTGAAGTCGAAAAAACGTTAGCAGGGCGAGGTCGTGTACTGCTGCGTAAATCCGGTACTGAACCGCTGATCCGCGTGATGGTTGAGGGGGAAGACGAAACTTTAGTCACCGAGTTGGCGCATAAAATTGCTGATGCAGTGAAAGCGGTTTAA
- the infB gene encoding translation initiation factor IF-2, producing MTDVTVKSLAAEIQTPVDRLVQQFADAGIRKSENDAVSQQEKETLLSHLNREHGQTGSSKLTLQRKTRSTLNIPVTGGKSKSVQIEVRKKRTYVKGDAESEQAQAEAEAEAQREAEEQARREAEEQARREAEQKAQREAEDKAKREAADKAKREAAENEKVTNQPTDEVTKAAQSDKARREAEAAELKRKAEEEARRKLEEDARRVAEESKRLAEEKAAEWEKPEEEDKGDYHVTTSTHARQAEDENDRQVEAGRARTRTAKAARPVKKGNKHSEAKTDREEARAQVRGGKGGKHRKPSSLQQGFNKPVQAVNRDVVIGETITVAELANKMAIKGSLVIKAMMKMGAMATINQVIDQETAQLVAEEMGHKVILRRENELEEAVMDDRDTDAAQEARAPVVTIMGHVDHGKTSLLDYIRSTKVASGEAGGITQHIGAYHVETDNGMITFLDTPGHAAFTAMRARGAQATDIVILVVAADDGVMPQTIEAIQHAKAAKVPVVVAVNKIDKPEADPDRVKNELTQYGIIPEEWGGENMFVNVSAKAGTGIDDLLNVILLQAEVLELTAIREGMASGVVIESFLDKGRGPVATVLVREGTLNKGDIVLCGFEYGRVRAMRDELGREVLEAGPSIPVEILGLSGVPAAGDEATVVRDEKKAREVALYRQGKFREVKLARQQKSKLENMFANMTEGEVSELNIVLKSDVQGSVEAISDSLQKLSTDEVKVRIIGSGVGGITETDATLAAASNAIILGFNVRADASARRVIDAESVDLRYYSVIYNLIDEVKAAMSGMLAPEFKQQIIGLAEVRDVFKSPKFGAIAGCMVTEGNIKRHNPIRVLRDNVVIYEGELESLRRFKDDVNEVRNGMECGIGVKNYNDVRVGDMIEVFEVIEIKRTID from the coding sequence ATGACAGATGTAACCGTAAAATCGCTGGCCGCCGAAATTCAGACTCCGGTCGATCGCCTGGTACAGCAATTTGCTGACGCAGGGATCCGCAAGTCTGAAAACGATGCGGTGTCCCAGCAAGAGAAAGAAACCTTACTGTCCCATTTGAATCGTGAGCACGGTCAGACCGGTTCAAGTAAACTGACATTACAGCGCAAAACGCGCAGCACCTTGAATATTCCCGTCACCGGGGGTAAAAGTAAGTCGGTGCAAATCGAAGTCCGCAAAAAACGCACATACGTGAAAGGTGATGCAGAGTCTGAGCAAGCTCAGGCAGAAGCAGAAGCCGAGGCGCAGCGTGAAGCGGAAGAGCAGGCGCGTCGCGAGGCGGAAGAACAAGCCCGTCGCGAAGCTGAACAAAAAGCGCAACGTGAAGCCGAAGACAAAGCCAAGCGCGAAGCCGCTGACAAGGCTAAACGTGAAGCAGCGGAAAATGAGAAAGTGACTAATCAACCAACCGACGAAGTAACCAAGGCTGCGCAATCTGATAAAGCGCGCCGTGAAGCCGAAGCGGCTGAACTGAAACGCAAAGCGGAAGAAGAAGCACGCCGCAAGCTGGAAGAAGATGCCCGCCGCGTAGCAGAAGAATCTAAACGCCTGGCTGAAGAAAAAGCGGCGGAATGGGAAAAACCTGAAGAAGAAGACAAAGGCGACTATCACGTCACCACGTCTACTCATGCCCGTCAGGCCGAAGACGAGAACGATCGTCAAGTTGAAGCGGGTCGTGCTCGTACACGTACTGCTAAAGCTGCGCGTCCGGTTAAAAAAGGTAACAAGCATTCCGAAGCCAAAACCGACCGTGAAGAAGCGCGTGCGCAAGTTCGTGGTGGTAAAGGCGGTAAGCATCGTAAGCCAAGCTCCCTGCAGCAGGGCTTCAACAAGCCGGTGCAGGCTGTTAACCGCGATGTTGTCATCGGTGAAACTATCACCGTAGCGGAACTGGCCAATAAAATGGCGATCAAAGGTTCTCTGGTTATCAAAGCGATGATGAAGATGGGCGCTATGGCGACCATTAACCAGGTTATCGACCAGGAAACTGCCCAGCTGGTTGCGGAAGAAATGGGTCACAAAGTGATCCTGCGCCGCGAGAACGAGCTGGAAGAAGCGGTAATGGACGATCGTGACACCGATGCTGCGCAGGAAGCTCGCGCGCCAGTGGTCACCATCATGGGTCACGTTGACCATGGTAAAACCTCCCTGCTGGATTACATCCGCTCAACCAAAGTCGCTTCAGGCGAGGCTGGCGGTATTACTCAGCATATCGGTGCTTACCACGTTGAAACTGACAACGGTATGATCACCTTCCTGGATACCCCTGGCCACGCCGCGTTTACCGCAATGCGTGCACGTGGTGCGCAGGCAACGGATATCGTTATCCTCGTCGTTGCAGCCGATGACGGCGTGATGCCACAGACCATCGAAGCTATCCAGCACGCCAAAGCGGCGAAAGTGCCGGTTGTGGTTGCAGTGAACAAGATTGATAAGCCAGAAGCCGATCCAGACCGCGTTAAGAACGAGCTGACTCAGTATGGAATTATTCCGGAAGAGTGGGGCGGCGAGAACATGTTCGTTAACGTGTCTGCAAAAGCCGGTACCGGTATTGATGACCTGCTGAACGTGATTCTGCTGCAGGCTGAAGTTCTGGAGCTGACCGCAATCCGTGAAGGTATGGCGAGCGGCGTGGTTATCGAATCCTTCCTTGATAAAGGTCGTGGTCCGGTTGCTACTGTTCTGGTGCGTGAAGGTACGCTGAACAAAGGCGATATCGTGCTGTGCGGCTTCGAGTATGGCCGTGTGCGTGCGATGCGTGACGAACTGGGTCGTGAAGTGCTGGAAGCGGGTCCATCGATTCCAGTCGAAATCCTCGGTCTGTCTGGTGTGCCAGCAGCGGGTGATGAAGCGACCGTTGTACGTGATGAGAAGAAAGCACGTGAAGTTGCACTGTATCGTCAGGGCAAGTTCCGCGAAGTGAAGCTGGCACGTCAGCAGAAGTCGAAGTTGGAGAACATGTTCGCCAACATGACCGAAGGCGAAGTGTCCGAGCTGAACATCGTGCTGAAGTCCGACGTACAGGGTTCTGTGGAAGCGATCTCCGATTCCCTGCAGAAACTCTCTACCGACGAAGTGAAAGTGAGAATTATCGGTTCAGGCGTGGGCGGTATTACTGAAACCGACGCCACCCTGGCAGCAGCCTCTAACGCGATTATTCTTGGCTTCAACGTTCGTGCTGATGCTTCTGCCCGCCGCGTGATTGATGCTGAAAGCGTTGACCTGCGTTACTACTCCGTCATCTATAATCTGATTGACGAAGTTAAAGCGGCAATGAGCGGCATGCTGGCACCGGAATTCAAACAGCAGATCATCGGTCTGGCCGAAGTGCGTGACGTATTTAAGTCACCGAAATTTGGCGCCATTGCCGGCTGTATGGTTACCGAAGGCAACATCAAACGTCACAACCCGATTCGCGTACTGCGCGACAACGTGGTGATTTACGAAGGCGAGCTGGAATCTCTGCGTCGCTTTAAAGACGATGTCAACGAAGTGCGTAATGGCATGGAGTGTGGTATCGGCGTGAAGAACTACAACGACGTTCGTGTTGGCGATATGATCGAAGTCTTTGAAGTGATTGAAATTAAACGCACCATCGATTGA
- the ftsH gene encoding ATP-dependent zinc metalloprotease FtsH has translation MAKNLILWLVIAVVLMSVFQSFGPSESNGRRVDYSTFLSEVNQDQVREARINGREINVVKKDSNKYTTYIPVNDPKLLDNLLTKNVKVIGEPPEEPSLLASIFISWFPMLLLIGVWIFFMRQMQGGGGKGAMSFGKSKARMLTEDQIKTTFADVAGCDEAKEEVGELVEYLREPSRFQKLGGKIPKGVLMVGPPGTGKTLLAKAIAGEAKVPFFTISGSDFVEMFVGVGASRVRDMFEQAKKAAPCIIFIDEIDAVGRQRGAGLGGGHDEREQTLNQMLVEMDGFEGNEGIIVIAATNRPDVLDPALLRPGRFDRQVVVGLPDVRGREQILKVHMRRVPLATDIDAAIIARGTPGFSGADLANLVNEAALFAARGNKRVVSMVEFEKAKDKIMMGAERRSMVMTEAQKESTAYHEAGHAIIGRLVPEHDPVHKVTIIPRGRALGVTFFLPEGDAISASRQKLESQISTLYGGRLAEEIIYGAEHVSTGASNDIKVATNLARNMVTQWGFNEKLGPLLYAEEEGEVFLGRSVAKAKHMSDETARIIDQEVKHLIDSNYQRARVLLGENMDILHAMKDALMKYETIDAPQIDDLMARREVRPPAGWDDSGSSSSSDNNGTPKAPRPVDEPRTPNPGNTMSEQFDK, from the coding sequence ATGGCGAAAAACCTGATTCTCTGGTTAGTCATCGCGGTCGTGCTGATGTCTGTCTTCCAGAGCTTTGGGCCCAGCGAGTCGAATGGCCGTAGGGTTGATTATTCAACCTTCCTGTCGGAAGTGAACCAGGATCAGGTCCGCGAGGCACGTATTAACGGGCGTGAGATTAACGTTGTCAAAAAAGACAGTAATAAATATACGACTTACATTCCTGTCAACGATCCCAAGTTGCTTGATAACCTCTTGACCAAAAACGTCAAAGTGATTGGCGAACCACCAGAAGAGCCAAGCCTGCTGGCTTCCATCTTCATCTCCTGGTTCCCAATGCTGCTGTTGATTGGCGTTTGGATCTTCTTTATGCGGCAGATGCAGGGCGGCGGTGGCAAAGGCGCAATGTCCTTTGGCAAGAGTAAAGCCCGCATGCTGACCGAAGACCAGATCAAGACCACGTTTGCAGATGTCGCAGGTTGCGATGAAGCGAAAGAAGAAGTGGGTGAACTGGTTGAGTATCTGCGCGAGCCAAGCCGCTTCCAGAAACTGGGTGGTAAGATCCCGAAAGGCGTCCTGATGGTCGGCCCTCCGGGTACGGGTAAAACTTTGCTGGCTAAAGCGATTGCTGGCGAAGCAAAAGTACCGTTCTTCACTATCTCCGGTTCTGACTTCGTTGAAATGTTCGTGGGTGTCGGTGCATCTCGTGTGCGTGACATGTTCGAGCAGGCGAAGAAAGCCGCACCGTGCATCATCTTTATCGATGAAATCGATGCCGTAGGCCGTCAACGTGGCGCTGGTTTAGGCGGTGGTCATGATGAACGTGAGCAGACGCTGAACCAGATGCTGGTGGAGATGGATGGCTTCGAAGGTAATGAAGGCATCATTGTTATCGCCGCAACTAACCGTCCAGACGTACTTGACCCCGCGCTGCTGCGCCCAGGTCGTTTTGACCGCCAGGTTGTGGTCGGTCTGCCAGATGTTCGCGGTCGTGAACAGATTCTGAAAGTGCATATGCGTCGTGTGCCGCTGGCCACTGACATTGATGCAGCGATCATCGCACGAGGTACGCCGGGCTTCTCGGGTGCTGACCTCGCTAACCTTGTCAACGAAGCGGCACTGTTTGCTGCACGTGGCAACAAGCGTGTGGTCTCGATGGTTGAGTTCGAGAAAGCGAAAGACAAAATCATGATGGGTGCAGAACGTCGCTCCATGGTGATGACGGAAGCGCAGAAAGAATCCACCGCTTACCACGAAGCGGGCCATGCAATTATTGGTCGTCTGGTACCGGAACACGATCCGGTGCACAAAGTGACGATTATTCCGCGTGGACGTGCGCTGGGTGTGACCTTCTTCCTGCCAGAAGGCGACGCGATTAGCGCCAGCCGCCAGAAACTTGAAAGTCAGATCTCGACGCTGTACGGCGGTCGTCTGGCGGAAGAGATCATCTACGGCGCAGAACACGTTTCTACCGGTGCATCTAACGATATTAAAGTCGCCACTAACCTGGCGCGCAACATGGTGACGCAGTGGGGCTTCAACGAGAAGTTAGGTCCGTTGCTGTATGCTGAAGAAGAAGGCGAAGTGTTCCTCGGCCGCTCTGTGGCCAAGGCTAAACACATGTCAGATGAAACAGCACGCATCATCGACCAGGAAGTTAAACACCTGATCGATAGCAACTACCAACGTGCTCGTGTTCTGCTGGGTGAGAACATGGACATCCTTCACGCGATGAAAGACGCGCTGATGAAGTATGAAACCATTGATGCGCCACAGATTGATGACTTGATGGCTCGCCGTGAAGTTCGCCCACCTGCAGGTTGGGATGATTCAGGCAGCAGCAGTTCATCGGACAACAATGGCACGCCAAAGGCGCCACGTCCGGTTGATGAACCGCGTACGCCAAATCCTGGCAACACCATGTCAGAACAGTTCGACAAATAA
- the nusA gene encoding transcription termination factor NusA gives MNKEILAVVEAVSNEKALPREKIFEALESALATATKKKYEQEIEVRVSIDRRSGDFDTFRRWQIVEEVTQPTREITLDAARFEDEAFNLGEYVEDQIESVTFDRITTQTAKQVIVQKVREAERAMVVDQFRQHEGEIITGVVKKVNRDSISLDLGSNAEAVIGREDMLPRENFRPGDRIRGVLYAVRPEARGAQLFVTRSKPEMLIELFRIEVPEIGEEVIEIKAAARDPGSRAKIAVKTNDKRIDPVGACVGMRGARVQAVSSELGGERIDIVLWDDNPAQFVINAMAPADVASIVVDEDNHTMDIAVEAGNLAQAIGRNGQNVRLASQLSGWELNVMTVDDLQAKHQAEAHAAIDMFTKHLDIDEEFATVLVEEGFSSLEELAYVPINELLEIDGLDEETIEALRERAKNALTTLALAKEESLGNQEPAEDLLNLEGLDRALAYRLASKGVCTLEDLAEQGVDDLTDIEGLDDEKAGALIMAARNICWFGDDA, from the coding sequence ATGAACAAAGAGATCTTAGCTGTAGTAGAAGCCGTTTCTAACGAAAAAGCCCTGCCACGTGAGAAAATCTTCGAAGCGCTTGAGAGCGCTTTGGCCACTGCGACTAAAAAGAAGTATGAGCAAGAGATCGAAGTGCGCGTCAGCATTGACCGTCGCAGCGGTGATTTCGATACTTTCCGTCGCTGGCAGATTGTGGAAGAAGTGACACAGCCGACTCGTGAAATTACGCTGGATGCGGCCCGCTTTGAAGACGAAGCGTTCAATCTGGGCGAATACGTTGAAGACCAGATTGAATCTGTCACCTTCGACCGTATCACCACCCAAACCGCCAAGCAGGTTATCGTGCAGAAAGTACGTGAAGCTGAGCGCGCGATGGTGGTTGATCAGTTCCGTCAACATGAAGGTGAAATCATCACCGGCGTGGTGAAGAAAGTAAACCGCGACAGTATCTCACTCGATCTGGGCAGCAATGCTGAAGCTGTGATCGGACGTGAAGATATGCTGCCACGTGAAAACTTCCGTCCAGGCGACCGTATTCGCGGCGTGTTATATGCCGTTCGCCCGGAAGCGCGTGGTGCACAGCTGTTTGTCACTCGTTCTAAACCAGAAATGCTGATCGAACTGTTCCGCATTGAAGTGCCAGAAATCGGTGAAGAAGTTATCGAGATCAAAGCGGCTGCGCGCGATCCAGGTTCACGCGCTAAAATCGCGGTGAAAACCAACGATAAACGTATTGATCCGGTAGGCGCTTGTGTGGGTATGCGCGGTGCGCGCGTCCAGGCTGTATCAAGCGAGCTGGGTGGCGAGCGTATCGATATCGTGCTGTGGGACGATAACCCGGCGCAGTTCGTGATTAACGCCATGGCGCCAGCCGATGTGGCGTCAATCGTGGTGGATGAAGACAATCACACCATGGATATCGCTGTTGAAGCCGGTAATCTGGCTCAGGCGATCGGCCGTAACGGCCAAAACGTGCGTCTGGCTTCCCAACTGAGCGGTTGGGAACTGAACGTGATGACCGTCGATGATCTGCAGGCTAAGCATCAGGCTGAAGCCCACGCAGCGATCGATATGTTCACCAAACATCTCGACATCGACGAAGAGTTCGCCACCGTACTGGTGGAAGAGGGCTTCTCTTCGCTGGAAGAATTGGCTTACGTGCCAATCAACGAGTTGCTGGAAATCGACGGCCTCGACGAAGAGACCATTGAAGCCCTGCGTGAACGAGCCAAAAATGCGTTGACCACCCTGGCATTAGCGAAAGAAGAGAGCCTTGGTAATCAGGAGCCCGCTGAGGATCTTCTGAATCTTGAGGGCCTGGATCGTGCGCTGGCGTATCGCCTGGCGTCTAAAGGCGTTTGCACGCTGGAAGATCTCGCTGAGCAAGGTGTTGACGATCTGACAGATATTGAAGGGCTGGATGATGAGAAGGCCGGTGCGCTGATTATGGCTGCACGTAATATCTGCTGGTTCGGCGATGACGCGTAA
- the rimP gene encoding ribosome maturation factor RimP, which translates to MSTLEQKLTDLITAPVEALGYELVGIEFVRGRTSTLRIYIDSENGINVDDCADVSHQVSAVMDVEDPITVAYNLEVSSPGLERPLFTAEHYARFAGDEVSLTLRMAVQNRRKWQGIIKSVEGEMITVTVEGNDEVFALSNIQKANLVPHF; encoded by the coding sequence TTGTCCACATTAGAGCAAAAATTGACTGATTTGATCACCGCTCCAGTAGAAGCGCTTGGCTACGAATTGGTCGGTATCGAATTCGTTCGCGGTCGCACATCGACTTTGCGCATCTATATTGATAGTGAGAATGGTATCAATGTTGATGATTGTGCCGATGTTAGCCACCAGGTCAGCGCGGTAATGGATGTGGAAGATCCCATTACGGTGGCTTACAACCTTGAAGTCTCCTCGCCAGGTCTCGAGCGTCCTCTTTTCACTGCTGAACACTATGCACGTTTCGCCGGTGATGAGGTGAGCCTGACACTGCGCATGGCCGTACAGAACCGCCGTAAATGGCAGGGGATCATCAAATCCGTGGAAGGTGAGATGATCACGGTAACCGTTGAGGGTAACGATGAGGTGTTCGCGCTGAGTAATATTCAGAAAGCGAACCTGGTCCCCCACTTTTAA
- the secG gene encoding preprotein translocase subunit SecG, with product MYEALLVVFLIVAIGLVGLIMLQQGKGADMGASFGAGASGTLFGSNGSGNFMTRMTAVLATLFFIISLILGNLNTNKSSKGSEWENLTAPAQSEQQTQPAKPATPGNDIPQ from the coding sequence ATGTACGAAGCTCTGTTAGTTGTTTTCCTTATTGTTGCGATTGGCCTTGTAGGTCTGATCATGCTTCAGCAAGGCAAAGGCGCTGATATGGGAGCCTCATTCGGTGCAGGCGCCTCTGGTACACTGTTCGGTTCAAACGGGTCTGGTAATTTCATGACACGTATGACTGCAGTACTGGCGACCCTGTTCTTCATTATCAGCTTGATCCTGGGCAATCTGAACACGAACAAGTCTTCTAAAGGAAGCGAGTGGGAAAACCTCACTGCGCCAGCTCAGTCTGAACAGCAGACTCAGCCAGCTAAACCGGCAACCCCGGGCAATGATATCCCGCAGTAA
- the rbfA gene encoding 30S ribosome-binding factor RbfA: MAKEFGRPQRVSQELQKEIAIILQREIKDPRLGMMVTVSGVEVSRDLAYAKVFVTFLNDRDEDAVKNGLKALKEASGYIRILVGKAMRLRIVPELTFFYDNSLIEGMRMSNLVSNVIKSDVERRGESPAEDDKED; the protein is encoded by the coding sequence ATGGCAAAAGAATTTGGCCGCCCACAGCGCGTATCTCAGGAACTGCAAAAAGAAATTGCAATTATCCTGCAACGTGAAATTAAAGATCCACGCCTCGGCATGATGGTGACGGTATCCGGCGTGGAAGTGTCGCGTGACCTGGCGTATGCCAAAGTGTTCGTAACTTTTTTGAATGACCGGGATGAAGATGCGGTAAAAAATGGCCTCAAGGCGCTGAAAGAAGCCTCGGGCTATATCCGTATTCTGGTCGGTAAGGCGATGCGTCTGCGTATCGTGCCTGAACTGACCTTCTTCTATGACAACTCGCTGATCGAAGGGATGCGGATGTCAAACCTGGTTAGCAACGTGATCAAGAGTGACGTTGAGCGTCGTGGTGAAAGCCCGGCGGAAGATGACAAGGAGGACTAA